One genomic region from Flagellimonas oceani encodes:
- a CDS encoding sacsin N-terminal ATP-binding-like domain-containing protein: MEGINVKNQVEAIIRKRWEELRNPKNLLSLNSIEKQTNQGYNGRQLLELFQNCEDEGASKVRIHLDTRNQLLEISNNGNKPFSVKGYDSIFYPGLSSKVSSDFIGNKGLGFRSIINWASKISILSNGFALIFDSALKRDILLNKIGYTEQELSVIRKERNLKDNVYPLPLLNCCEIEDYINRKAFTTTITINYKAEYEEGIKEQLKSISEKTLLFLKNIEAIEIEGDFLSKTISVSRKKIAENKFEINHNGKIYFVISSDGIVDESLIEDKDSSQPKKYSVKIAYNDDLSFSDKVLYNYFKTQIPFELPFVAHASLELDQNRNHSTKSKVNPFVLKKLFQLHLELVENLKHKHTKSWLPYQSINNDDLKVYEPYSILIDNYWEKFKVYPIFSGEYVTASIAKNLGNRIAEFIADNKLEHLYSEQIVFCDLPITPQQYVNKPKNYREIIERLAVALTVKQRARLVSLLLEIYPNEKFQVLIDEKEDPIKIEDFVYTDKTTDNKDLQVPFYSNIRFLNSDLFRELIVQLKLQTATHKSRSLKAKLDKISDVHEFQPQIVNEKIISETNNYLKKSEVNKNEVIKEFYQKLFYNYNLREDNPELDYDGIIPCLNQTNELSDIKCLVLSKEFEIGQLSFNILGKLYDESNTIATIADLGLQNQDIKKVETFFKWLGANPFTIIEKLNRGVSNQYLSFCKKAYGQTIRSYNLYSIKNLGRILKQDSTSINQILCWLSLDERLIKIFTNFTKSYSSEERLSFIYYNKQRNVGSFENPIFYQLTEFFEIKNYLITNKKQEWFNPFKVDYDSLLAKNEKLDKFEVDRILVFFGAKKDFNDLDINYLKTKTQELANRNNKKGAQVFYKRLVSHYKENEEQILDTELYARVGDDIVVKKASEIYFSDRIQLPDSLTRKFPIFYYPSRSGGSRAIKMFGLKDLNALDLKIEEKTPNHFIADAFQKFIKEIKPFILAFRLDKITKEDVKNGQVQLLNKLKIEVCSKLECSIDTEVFSIEPYNYIYKNNTFYFNIPNGSTIADSKQKKIFRDNLSDVFLKVFDTLDEKKTFETIIMQSREDNIYDLKNELADGILEEAKILLGEISVRLSIWKTIFKLKNISIPRDLNENNIEEYIIQHFPLIEPQLLFNSDDNFEELSKIRGCFQNLNLDIERYNEISDYKLSFDSLYTKELSTFYEKHKKKIKNQVWYHLSKSTGELQANFIKYLHQIETLLNDFSLDQNKNSYNLTNEIVNLLKNKLGFVEFDFEDDKHLDYDLIENKNSKEFNEDERYQIRKDELLNSLSYFEGNIDYIKKKLSEKNIQAIEEKEPQFNLNLNEEPELVEDFEFENITERQEPQNNGIWLGATKGSSNGLSDTEKKKLGNSVEEVIKKYLLSKPDLYSKVELIAKTNENAHYDIKYFDNKANEMKYIESKYYNGFSFDLSEPEREFGYKNAKQYEIWLVNKQSKIFAIKDINKLGKLKPLKYRVKIKLKEYAV; encoded by the coding sequence ATGGAAGGAATAAATGTTAAAAACCAAGTAGAAGCGATTATAAGAAAACGATGGGAAGAATTACGAAACCCAAAGAACTTATTAAGCTTAAACAGTATTGAGAAACAAACCAATCAAGGTTATAATGGAAGACAACTATTGGAGTTGTTTCAAAACTGTGAAGACGAAGGTGCTTCTAAAGTAAGAATCCACCTAGATACTAGAAATCAACTTTTAGAGATTAGCAATAACGGTAACAAACCGTTCTCTGTTAAAGGTTACGATTCTATTTTTTACCCTGGTTTATCATCTAAAGTTTCGTCAGATTTTATAGGTAATAAAGGACTTGGTTTTCGTTCAATTATTAATTGGGCAAGTAAAATATCTATTTTAAGCAATGGGTTTGCTTTGATTTTCGATTCGGCATTAAAAAGAGACATTCTATTAAATAAAATAGGATATACTGAACAGGAACTATCAGTTATTAGAAAAGAACGAAATTTAAAGGATAATGTGTATCCTTTACCATTGTTAAACTGTTGTGAAATTGAAGATTATATCAATAGAAAAGCCTTTACAACCACTATTACTATTAACTACAAAGCAGAATATGAAGAAGGCATCAAAGAGCAGCTTAAGTCAATAAGCGAAAAAACACTTTTATTCCTTAAAAACATAGAAGCTATAGAAATTGAGGGTGACTTTTTAAGTAAAACAATTTCTGTTTCAAGGAAGAAAATCGCTGAGAATAAATTTGAAATTAATCATAATGGAAAGATATATTTTGTTATAAGTTCTGACGGTATTGTAGATGAAAGCCTTATCGAGGATAAAGACTCTAGCCAACCAAAAAAATACAGCGTTAAAATTGCCTATAATGATGATTTATCCTTTAGCGATAAAGTATTATACAACTATTTTAAAACTCAAATTCCCTTTGAGTTACCATTTGTAGCACACGCTAGTTTAGAATTGGACCAAAATAGAAATCATAGTACAAAGTCTAAAGTCAATCCATTTGTATTAAAAAAACTGTTTCAGTTGCATTTAGAATTAGTTGAAAATTTAAAACACAAACACACAAAATCCTGGTTGCCATATCAATCAATTAATAATGATGATTTAAAAGTTTATGAGCCTTATTCTATTTTAATAGATAATTATTGGGAAAAATTTAAAGTTTACCCAATCTTTTCAGGCGAGTATGTTACAGCATCAATTGCTAAAAATTTAGGAAACAGAATCGCAGAATTTATTGCGGACAATAAACTTGAACATCTTTATAGTGAGCAAATAGTATTTTGTGATTTGCCTATTACACCACAGCAATATGTGAATAAGCCAAAAAATTATAGAGAAATAATAGAACGATTGGCAGTTGCATTAACAGTAAAACAAAGAGCAAGGTTAGTAAGTCTATTATTAGAAATATATCCAAATGAAAAGTTTCAAGTTTTAATTGATGAAAAAGAAGATCCAATTAAAATAGAAGACTTTGTTTATACAGATAAAACGACGGATAATAAAGATTTACAAGTACCATTTTATTCCAACATTCGATTTTTAAATTCAGATTTATTTAGAGAGTTGATAGTTCAACTTAAATTGCAAACAGCTACACATAAGTCTAGAAGCTTAAAAGCTAAATTGGATAAGATTTCAGATGTTCACGAATTCCAGCCTCAAATAGTAAATGAGAAAATAATCAGTGAGACCAATAATTACCTTAAAAAATCGGAGGTAAATAAAAATGAAGTAATCAAAGAGTTTTATCAGAAGCTATTTTATAATTATAATTTAAGAGAAGATAATCCTGAGCTAGATTATGACGGCATAATACCTTGTTTAAATCAAACTAACGAGTTATCTGATATTAAATGCTTGGTGCTTTCTAAAGAATTTGAAATTGGACAGTTGTCATTCAATATTTTAGGAAAATTATACGATGAGTCAAATACAATTGCAACAATAGCTGATTTAGGACTACAAAATCAAGACATAAAAAAGGTTGAGACTTTTTTTAAATGGCTGGGAGCGAACCCATTTACCATTATTGAAAAACTAAATAGAGGCGTAAGTAATCAATACCTGTCTTTTTGCAAAAAAGCATATGGCCAAACTATTCGTAGTTATAACTTATATAGTATAAAAAACTTAGGTAGAATTCTTAAACAAGATTCAACAAGTATTAATCAGATTCTATGTTGGCTTTCCTTAGATGAAAGACTGATCAAAATATTTACAAATTTCACAAAGTCTTATTCTTCAGAGGAAAGGTTGAGTTTCATATATTATAATAAACAAAGAAATGTAGGTTCTTTTGAAAATCCAATTTTTTATCAATTAACAGAATTTTTCGAAATCAAGAATTATTTGATTACGAATAAAAAGCAAGAATGGTTCAATCCATTCAAAGTTGATTACGATTCTTTGCTTGCAAAGAATGAAAAACTGGATAAGTTTGAGGTTGATAGAATTCTTGTCTTTTTTGGGGCAAAAAAAGATTTCAATGATTTAGATATAAATTATTTAAAAACTAAGACACAAGAGCTTGCCAATAGAAATAACAAAAAAGGTGCACAAGTTTTTTATAAAAGATTGGTAAGCCATTATAAGGAAAATGAGGAACAAATACTAGATACTGAATTATATGCTAGAGTAGGTGATGATATTGTGGTTAAAAAGGCTAGCGAAATCTATTTTAGTGATAGAATACAACTACCAGATTCGTTAACAAGAAAATTTCCCATATTTTATTATCCGTCTCGGTCAGGTGGTTCTAGGGCTATAAAGATGTTTGGTCTTAAAGATTTAAATGCTCTAGATTTAAAAATAGAGGAAAAAACGCCAAACCATTTTATTGCAGATGCTTTCCAAAAATTTATAAAGGAAATTAAGCCCTTTATATTGGCTTTTAGATTAGATAAAATAACTAAGGAAGATGTAAAGAATGGGCAAGTTCAATTATTGAATAAATTAAAAATAGAGGTTTGTTCTAAGTTAGAATGTAGTATTGACACTGAAGTTTTTAGTATTGAACCCTATAATTATATATATAAGAATAATACCTTTTATTTTAATATCCCTAATGGTTCAACTATTGCCGATTCTAAGCAAAAAAAAATATTTAGGGATAACCTTTCGGATGTATTTTTAAAAGTCTTCGACACACTCGATGAGAAGAAAACTTTTGAGACAATAATTATGCAATCGCGAGAAGATAATATCTATGATTTAAAGAATGAACTAGCAGATGGTATACTAGAAGAAGCAAAAATACTATTAGGTGAAATAAGTGTTAGATTATCAATATGGAAGACTATTTTCAAACTTAAAAATATCAGTATTCCAAGAGATTTAAATGAAAATAACATAGAGGAATATATCATTCAACATTTCCCCTTAATTGAACCACAGTTGTTGTTTAATTCTGATGATAATTTTGAAGAACTTTCGAAGATTAGAGGGTGTTTTCAGAATTTAAATCTTGACATTGAGAGATATAATGAAATATCAGATTACAAACTGTCTTTTGATTCACTATACACAAAGGAACTTTCTACATTTTATGAGAAACATAAGAAAAAAATAAAAAATCAAGTATGGTATCATTTATCTAAAAGTACAGGAGAACTGCAAGCAAACTTTATAAAGTATTTACACCAAATAGAAACTTTATTAAATGATTTTAGCTTAGACCAAAATAAGAATAGCTATAATCTTACAAATGAAATTGTGAACCTTTTAAAGAACAAACTTGGATTTGTTGAATTCGATTTTGAAGATGATAAACACCTAGATTATGATTTGATTGAGAATAAAAATAGTAAAGAATTTAATGAAGATGAGAGGTATCAAATAAGAAAAGATGAATTATTAAATAGCCTAAGTTACTTTGAAGGTAATATCGATTATATAAAGAAAAAACTATCCGAAAAGAATATTCAAGCCATTGAAGAAAAAGAACCTCAATTTAATTTAAATCTTAATGAGGAACCAGAACTTGTGGAAGATTTTGAATTTGAAAATATTACGGAGCGTCAAGAACCACAAAATAATGGAATCTGGTTAGGTGCTACGAAAGGTTCAAGTAATGGCTTGTCAGATACAGAAAAGAAAAAATTAGGAAATAGTGTAGAGGAGGTTATTAAAAAATATTTGCTAAGTAAACCAGATTTATATTCTAAAGTGGAGCTCATAGCAAAAACCAATGAAAACGCTCACTATGACATTAAATACTTTGATAATAAAGCTAATGAGATGAAGTATATAGAAAGTAAATACTATAATGGATTTTCATTTGACTTGTCCGAACCTGAAAGAGAATTTGGCTATAAAAATGCTAAACAATATGAAATTTGGTTAGTTAACAAGCAATCCAAGATATTTGCGATTAAGGATATCAATAAGCTAGGTAAATTAAAGCCTTTAAAATACAGAGTGAAAATAAAATTAAAAGAATATGCAGTCTAA
- a CDS encoding restriction endonuclease subunit S — MYQNNITVVCENGKISRGETWLGIPQNVCQNKPIMQFLLKVIGELGNIDEYITDLKGEVNRLKEQEIAKLQEHKSSLINSVVTGKVKVC, encoded by the coding sequence ATGTATCAGAATAATATCACAGTAGTTTGTGAAAATGGCAAAATATCAAGAGGAGAAACTTGGTTAGGAATACCACAGAATGTCTGTCAAAACAAACCAATTATGCAATTCTTGTTAAAGGTAATTGGTGAATTGGGAAATATTGACGAATATATTACTGATTTAAAGGGAGAGGTTAATAGACTTAAAGAACAAGAAATAGCAAAGCTACAAGAACATAAAAGTAGTTTAATTAATAGTGTGGTAACAGGTAAAGTAAAGGTGTGTTAG
- a CDS encoding DUF6615 family protein yields MLVSTVNKHTSLCQLFIRISEAVWHKIAAYHNLGIEVPEIGLTADLIYELTNWGNITGKADCYIRKAFDESVNGNDVELYIKNNMGTYDHYALQAKVLKNDKKYKGLDTGYKTSSKYQWDKLYDYAKSNGCLPFYLLYNGNTNITFPYLKKYWFFDERQFGCSIVEPRVFQYFYKRKTKTPTYTQITPKYAYPWTALTCSKSSRHKMASSSQQQNYRAKSIGEIKNSLSGYKKVDSLENENPSSETNLSNELYSYDTWNPIAKIIIDNTDSRDER; encoded by the coding sequence GTGTTAGTATCTACAGTAAATAAACATACCTCTTTATGTCAGCTCTTTATTAGAATTTCAGAAGCGGTGTGGCATAAAATTGCCGCTTATCACAATTTAGGTATTGAGGTTCCCGAAATTGGCTTAACTGCCGATTTAATTTATGAACTTACTAACTGGGGTAATATAACTGGTAAAGCAGATTGTTATATCCGTAAAGCTTTTGATGAATCTGTAAATGGAAATGATGTTGAGCTCTATATAAAAAACAACATGGGCACGTATGACCATTATGCCCTTCAAGCCAAAGTTTTAAAGAATGATAAAAAATATAAGGGTTTAGATACAGGCTATAAGACATCTAGTAAGTACCAATGGGATAAGCTTTATGATTATGCTAAGAGTAATGGTTGTCTACCATTTTATCTCCTATATAATGGAAATACAAATATTACATTCCCATATTTAAAAAAGTACTGGTTTTTTGACGAACGGCAGTTTGGATGTTCGATTGTTGAGCCTAGAGTATTTCAATATTTTTATAAAAGAAAAACCAAAACCCCAACTTATACTCAAATAACTCCTAAATATGCATACCCTTGGACTGCTTTGACCTGTTCTAAATCTTCTCGTCATAAAATGGCCTCTTCCTCACAACAGCAGAATTACAGAGCAAAATCTATAGGTGAGATTAAAAATTCTTTAAGTGGATATAAAAAAGTTGATAGCTTAGAAAACGAAAATCCATCATCTGAAACAAATTTATCTAACGAACTATATTCTTATGACACTTGGAATCCGATTGCCAAAATAATAATTGATAATACAGATTCAAGGGATGAAAGGTAG